The following coding sequences lie in one Acidobacteriota bacterium genomic window:
- a CDS encoding FadR family transcriptional regulator — translation MPNTKTTPANDAESSRIGPTAEQVVEQIRALITSGQLHPGDRLPAERELAKQLRISRPSIRAGLRMLVARGVLRAKHGSGTYVADGPPSLDSEQLSLLAELHGLTFDQMFEARRVLEVQVAGLAAERATAENLATIAEEVAEMYATLDNPQQYLIHDIRFHRAIAAASANPILATLVEMVSAVMYDRRRETIGRAHDFKESVEMHQRIYRAIRSRKADDARAAMHEHLELAHKAYRTEEGETAKRKRK, via the coding sequence ATGCCAAACACGAAAACCACTCCAGCCAATGACGCGGAATCGTCGCGCATCGGCCCGACGGCGGAACAGGTTGTCGAACAAATCCGCGCGCTGATCACCAGCGGCCAGTTGCACCCCGGAGACCGATTGCCCGCCGAACGCGAATTGGCCAAACAACTGAGAATCAGCCGTCCCAGCATACGCGCCGGATTGCGCATGCTGGTTGCGCGCGGAGTTTTGCGAGCCAAACATGGTTCCGGAACATACGTCGCCGATGGGCCGCCTTCGCTCGACAGTGAGCAGTTGAGCTTGCTGGCGGAACTTCATGGCCTGACTTTCGATCAGATGTTCGAAGCGCGCAGAGTTTTGGAAGTGCAGGTGGCGGGCTTGGCTGCCGAACGCGCGACGGCGGAAAATCTGGCGACGATTGCCGAAGAGGTCGCCGAGATGTATGCGACGCTGGACAATCCGCAGCAATATCTGATTCACGACATACGATTTCATCGCGCCATTGCCGCCGCATCGGCCAATCCGATTCTGGCGACGTTGGTCGAAATGGTTTCAGCCGTCATGTACGACCGCCGCAGAGAAACCATCGGGCGTGCGCACGATTTCAAGGAATCGGTCGAAATGCACCAGCGAATTTATCGCGCCATTCGTTCCCGCAAAGCTGACGACGCTCGTGCGGCCATGCACGAACATCTGGAATTGGCGCACAAAGCATATCGGACGGAAGAAGGCGAGACGGCCAAGCGGAAGCGAAAATAA
- a CDS encoding 16S rRNA (uracil(1498)-N(3))-methyltransferase: protein MQRHRFFAPASQISNSRIMLPADEAHHLARVLRLGVGDAVFVFNGEGSEWECEIVQVNKHETELGILRKLTDAVESPLHLTLAQALIKGDKFDWVVQKATELGVTRIVPLITEHSDVKRAEERAEQKLERWRRISLEALKQCGRRRLVEISEPISFVQFCESASSPCLIFSERGGKTLHAVAADLNHPDRLSVCVASEGGWSDAELQKAEASRFLPIHLGRRILRTETAAIAAITLVQHLFGDLR from the coding sequence ATGCAACGTCATCGGTTTTTCGCTCCCGCATCTCAAATCTCGAATTCTCGAATTATGCTGCCCGCCGATGAAGCGCATCATTTAGCGCGCGTGCTTCGGCTTGGTGTGGGAGACGCTGTCTTCGTTTTCAATGGGGAAGGTTCTGAGTGGGAATGCGAAATCGTTCAGGTAAACAAGCACGAAACCGAATTGGGTATCTTGCGTAAGTTAACGGATGCGGTGGAATCGCCGCTTCACCTTACGCTGGCCCAAGCATTGATCAAGGGGGACAAGTTCGATTGGGTCGTACAGAAAGCGACGGAGCTTGGTGTCACGCGAATCGTCCCTCTGATCACAGAACACAGCGATGTAAAACGAGCCGAAGAGCGCGCCGAACAAAAGCTGGAGCGTTGGCGGCGGATTTCACTCGAGGCATTGAAGCAGTGCGGACGCAGGCGATTGGTCGAAATCTCAGAACCCATCAGCTTTGTGCAGTTCTGTGAGTCTGCCTCTTCACCTTGCCTGATTTTTTCCGAACGCGGAGGAAAGACATTGCACGCGGTGGCCGCCGATTTGAACCATCCGGACCGTCTGAGCGTTTGCGTTGCTTCCGAAGGCGGGTGGAGCGATGCGGAATTGCAAAAAGCCGAGGCGAGCCGTTTCCTTCCTATCCATCTTGGTCGAAGAATTTTGCGTACGGAAACCGCCGCCATTGCCGCCATCACCCTTGTCCAGCATCTGTTTGGCGATTTGCGTTGA